The following proteins come from a genomic window of Salvia hispanica cultivar TCC Black 2014 chromosome 4, UniMelb_Shisp_WGS_1.0, whole genome shotgun sequence:
- the LOC125221522 gene encoding transcription factor MYB108-like produces MGDTLEARNGNSGMNNKEDILSVKKGTWSSHEDSILINYIAVHGQGRWNVVARDSGLRRNGKSCRLRWKNYLQPNVRRGNITVEEQLCIIKLQSLYGNRWSKIAKLLPGRTDNEIKNYWRSQVLKPAKQLKYDTNSMELREFVRDIWLPKLSERIHANNNNNNNN; encoded by the exons ATGGGCGATACCTTGGAAGCTAGAAATGGCAACTCAGGTATGAATAATAAAGAAGATATATTAAGCGTCAAAAAGGGTACATGGTCTTCGCATGAAGATTCCATACTCATCAACTACATCGCAGTTCATGGCCAAGGCCGTTGGAATGTTGTTGCTCGAGACTCAG ggTTGAGGCGGAATGGCAAGAGTTGCAGATTGAGATGGAAAAACTACTTGCAACCAAATGTTCGACGAGGGAATATTACAGTTGAGGAGCAGCTTTGCATTATAAAGCTCCAGTCCCTCTATGGAAATCG GTGGTCGAAAATAGCTAAGTTGTTGCCCGGTCGAACTGATAATGAAATCAAGAACTACTGGAGAAGTCAAGTTTTAAAGCCTGCAAAGCAGCTGAAATACGACACAAATAGCATGGAGTTGAGGGAGTTCGTTCGTGACATATGGCTTCCAAAATTGTCTGAAAGGATTCATgccaataataataataataataataat
- the LOC125224318 gene encoding probable pectinesterase 53: MPRRFHVLFTVNLFSIFLSCPNTLSSDWKLRLAESNRTQVTVSQDGSGDFMSINEAVSNIPLHNTRRVVIRINSGVYREKVSIPKTMRFVTLVGNASDPPTITGNDTASTVRTFQTATVAVDADYFIAINVKFENSATHMVGRRGEQAAALRISGTKAAFYNCSFYGSQDTLYDHKGLHYFSNCFIQGSVDFIFGYGTSLYENCYLNSVTKKVASVTAQKRSDSSMASGFSFKNCTVTGTGSIYLGRAWGDYSRVVFSYTFLDKIVLPQGWSDWGNTSRHQKVYYGEYKCTGEGANVTGRVAWARVLTDDEAMPFIGTYYIDGDSWLINPSAYLI, translated from the exons ATGCCTCGTAGATTTCATGTCCTATTCACCGTTAATCTCTTCTCCATCTTCCTCTCATGTCCGAACACACTTTCCTCCGACTGGAAGCTGCGGCTGGCGGAGTCGAATAGAACACAAGTAACCGTGAGCCAGGATGGGAGCGGCGATTTCATGAGCATCAATGAGGCAGTCAGCAACATTCCCCTTCACAATACTCGTAGGGTGGTTATACGCATAAATTCCGGTGTTTATAGGGAAAAGGTGAGCATCCCTAAAACGATGCGTTTCGTAACTTTGGTGGGAAATGCGAGCGACCCTCCGACGATCACGGGAAACGACACCGCATCAACGGTGCGGACATTTCAAACTGCTACTGTTGCCGTTGATGCTGATTATTTTATTGCAATCAACGTCAAGTTTGAG AACAGCGCGACGCACATGGTGGGGAGGAGAGGCGAGCAGGCGGCGGCGCTGCGGATATCAGGGACAAAGGCGGCGTTCTACAACTGCAGCTTCTACGGTAGTCAAGACACCCTCTACGATCACAAAGGCCTTCACTACTTCAGCAACTGCTTCATTCAAGGCTCCGTCGACTTCATCTTCGGCTACGGCACATCACTCTATGAG AATTGCTATCTGAACTCGGTGACGAAGAAGGTGGCGTCGGTCACAGCTCAAAAGCGGTCGGATTCATCAATGGCGAGCGGGTTTTCGTTCAAGAATTGTACGGTAACAGGGACCGGATCGATCTATTTAGGAAGAGCGTGGGGAGATTATTCGAGAGTCGTGTTTTCTTACACATTTTTGGATAAAATCGTTCTTCCCCAAGGATGGAGCGATTGGGGCAACACATCTCGCCACCA GAAAGTGTATTATGGTGAATACAAATGTACCGGAGAAGGAGCAAACGTGACGGGTCGAGTAGCGTGGGCGAGAGTGCTCACAGACGACGAAGCCATGCCATTTATTGGCACTTACTATATTGATGGCGACTCTTGGCTTATAAATCCTTCTGCCTATCTCATTTGA